The Phycisphaeraceae bacterium genome has a segment encoding these proteins:
- the trpB gene encoding tryptophan synthase subunit beta has product MTEETPVLKLSEYPTPDGRFGQFGGAYVPETLVAALEQLADTYRRVRESDQFWSELGELFRTYVGRPTPLYDADGLTRHARRNLDGKLGAHFWLKREDLAHTGAHKINNALGQALLATKMGKSRIIAETGAGQHGVATATACAQMGLECDVYMGAEDVRRQRLNVVRMQMLGARVIPVDSGSRTLKDATNEAMRDWMGSVENTHYIIGSVVGPHPFPAIVRDFQSVIGRETKAQSLRNMGSLPDAVVACVGGGSNAAGIFHAFIDDKVRLVGVEAGGRSNAIGEHAAPLSLGSPGVLHGSLSYVMQDENGQTADVHSCSAGLDYPGVGPEHSFWKDAGRVEYASVTDAEAIDAFLVLARTEGIIPALETSHAIAHALKLARELPREANIVINLSGRGDKDVEEVLRLLGGEVKPAEGRVRHQRQKRERKKDEPRGYVPPSGSSEEEDRVTE; this is encoded by the coding sequence ATGACCGAAGAAACCCCCGTACTGAAACTGAGTGAATATCCGACACCCGATGGTCGATTCGGGCAGTTTGGGGGCGCGTATGTGCCCGAGACGCTCGTCGCGGCGCTTGAGCAATTGGCGGATACTTACCGACGTGTGCGAGAGAGCGACCAGTTCTGGAGTGAACTTGGGGAGTTGTTCCGCACCTATGTCGGTCGACCGACGCCGCTTTATGACGCCGATGGCCTGACGCGACACGCTCGCCGCAACCTTGATGGCAAACTTGGCGCTCACTTCTGGCTCAAGCGCGAAGATCTGGCACATACGGGCGCGCACAAGATCAACAACGCGCTGGGGCAGGCGCTTCTTGCGACGAAGATGGGCAAGAGCCGCATCATTGCCGAAACTGGTGCCGGGCAGCACGGCGTGGCCACCGCTACGGCGTGCGCGCAGATGGGGCTCGAGTGCGATGTGTACATGGGGGCAGAGGACGTTCGCAGGCAACGTCTCAACGTGGTGCGTATGCAGATGCTTGGTGCTCGGGTCATTCCTGTCGACTCGGGCTCGCGCACACTCAAGGACGCGACGAACGAAGCCATGCGCGACTGGATGGGGTCGGTCGAAAACACGCACTACATCATCGGGTCGGTCGTCGGGCCGCATCCGTTTCCGGCGATTGTGCGTGACTTTCAATCGGTCATCGGGCGAGAGACCAAGGCGCAGTCGCTGCGGAACATGGGCTCGCTGCCGGACGCTGTGGTCGCATGTGTCGGCGGCGGATCAAACGCGGCGGGCATTTTTCACGCCTTTATCGACGACAAGGTGCGGCTTGTCGGGGTCGAGGCTGGTGGGCGATCGAATGCCATCGGGGAGCATGCAGCGCCGCTGTCGTTGGGTTCGCCTGGCGTGCTGCATGGGTCGCTCAGTTATGTGATGCAGGATGAGAACGGGCAGACGGCGGACGTTCATTCGTGCTCAGCGGGGCTTGATTATCCGGGCGTCGGGCCGGAGCACAGTTTCTGGAAGGATGCGGGCCGGGTCGAGTATGCGTCGGTGACGGATGCTGAGGCGATTGATGCGTTTCTGGTGCTCGCGCGGACCGAAGGCATCATCCCGGCGCTCGAGACATCGCACGCGATTGCGCACGCGCTGAAACTCGCGCGTGAGTTGCCACGCGAGGCCAATATCGTCATCAATCTTTCCGGCCGGGGCGACAAGGATGTCGAGGAAGTCCTGCGATTGCTCGGCGGGGAAGTCAAGCCGGCCGAGGGGCGCGTGCGTCACCAGCGGCAGAAGCGCGAACGCAAGAAGGACGAACCTCGAGGCTACGTGCCTCCGAGCGGATCGAGCGAGGAAGAAGATCGCGTGACGGAGTGA
- a CDS encoding TlpA family protein disulfide reductase, which produces MKMKSWLTAAAALCVAAGTTFAAPPSDAALAEKVREYEQTMAKTPRAEQLATRTELIKKLLGDETFAEYSSSQIETVLGLVVADEALRDRAIARLAELKAQESPEGLNAELVHTLMQMYARRGSPTADDVKRMLNDPRLVQLVSKGQGLSIFSLLGSVRGGGLSDSVETLMKLTRALPETLAPGKADSIANLYTTLAYTVPNPSEQLASLQSRALAYLDADIKSLKGDDAKATSPQIASLEKTRDRLAVINGAAPEIEFMWYSEDGSVTKLSDLKGKVVIIDFWATWCGPCISAFPKVRHLAEHYNGYPVEIVGVTSIQGSHYRTNPQTNEREKIDTKDDTQKEFTLMTEFMKELNMTWPVGFSKENVFDPRYGVYGIPHIAIIDPAGKVRVNGLNPHGLTDVQEHALIDTILKEFNLATPDFKPHG; this is translated from the coding sequence ATGAAGATGAAGAGTTGGTTGACAGCGGCTGCGGCGTTGTGCGTCGCGGCCGGGACGACGTTTGCGGCTCCGCCGAGCGATGCGGCCTTGGCTGAGAAGGTGCGCGAGTATGAGCAGACGATGGCCAAGACGCCGCGTGCCGAGCAACTGGCGACGCGGACGGAACTGATCAAGAAACTGCTGGGCGATGAGACATTTGCCGAGTACAGCTCGTCGCAGATCGAGACGGTGCTTGGTCTGGTTGTTGCCGACGAGGCGCTGCGCGATCGCGCGATTGCCAGGCTTGCGGAACTCAAGGCGCAAGAGTCTCCCGAGGGGCTCAATGCCGAACTGGTGCACACGCTGATGCAGATGTACGCGCGGCGTGGATCGCCGACGGCTGACGATGTGAAGCGCATGCTCAATGACCCGAGGCTGGTGCAGTTGGTGAGCAAGGGTCAGGGGCTGAGCATTTTCTCGCTGCTGGGCAGCGTTCGTGGCGGCGGGCTGAGCGATTCGGTCGAGACGCTGATGAAGTTGACGCGGGCATTGCCCGAGACGCTCGCGCCTGGCAAGGCGGATTCGATCGCGAATCTGTATACGACACTGGCGTACACGGTTCCCAATCCGTCGGAGCAGTTGGCGTCGCTTCAGTCGCGTGCCCTTGCGTATCTCGATGCGGATATCAAGTCGCTCAAGGGCGATGACGCGAAGGCGACCTCGCCTCAGATTGCGTCGCTTGAGAAGACTCGTGATCGGCTTGCGGTGATTAATGGCGCTGCGCCCGAGATCGAGTTCATGTGGTATTCGGAAGACGGCTCGGTGACGAAACTGTCGGACCTCAAGGGCAAAGTTGTGATCATCGACTTCTGGGCGACGTGGTGCGGGCCTTGCATCTCGGCGTTTCCGAAGGTGCGCCATCTGGCTGAGCATTACAACGGCTACCCGGTCGAGATCGTCGGCGTGACGAGCATTCAGGGCTCGCACTACCGCACGAACCCGCAGACCAACGAGCGCGAAAAGATTGACACCAAGGACGACACGCAGAAAGAGTTCACGCTCATGACCGAGTTCATGAAGGAACTGAACATGACGTGGCCGGTGGGGTTCTCGAAGGAGAACGTCTTTGATCCGCGCTACGGGGTGTACGGGATTCCGCACATTGCCATCATCGACCCGGCGGGGAAGGTGCGTGTCAACGGCCTGAACCCGCACGGCCTGACCGATGTGCAGGAGCACGCGCTGATCGACACGATTCTCAAGGAGTTCAATCTGGCCACGCCCGACTTCAAGCCGCATGGCTGA
- the accD gene encoding acetyl-CoA carboxylase, carboxyltransferase subunit beta codes for MTQTATRTWAELKPLRRAAIPEGLWLRCPGCNQMIYRRQMEANLHVCPECTHHFRISATERIAQLSDPGTFERMFEGLIAADPMNFTDLKSYKDRLVGERAKTGQDDAVVSGRAFIKGRPAMLCCLDLTFMMGSMGCVVGETVTRAIELATVDKLPLIIVSCSGGARMQESGLSLMQMAKTSAALARFDDAGGLFISVLTDPTTGGVTASFAMLGDVIVAEPKALIGFAGPRVIRQTIRQDLPDGFQRSEFLLASGLVDRVVARADLRTEIARLIDYAGG; via the coding sequence ATGACACAGACTGCGACTCGCACGTGGGCGGAACTCAAGCCCCTCCGACGGGCAGCCATTCCGGAAGGACTCTGGCTCCGCTGCCCCGGGTGCAACCAGATGATCTATCGCCGACAGATGGAAGCAAACCTCCATGTCTGTCCGGAATGCACCCACCACTTCCGCATTTCAGCAACTGAGCGTATAGCGCAACTCTCAGACCCCGGGACATTTGAGCGCATGTTCGAGGGCCTGATCGCAGCCGACCCCATGAACTTCACCGACCTCAAGTCCTACAAGGACCGCCTCGTCGGGGAACGCGCCAAGACGGGACAGGATGACGCCGTCGTTTCGGGCCGCGCCTTCATCAAAGGCCGTCCCGCCATGCTCTGCTGCCTCGATCTCACCTTCATGATGGGTTCCATGGGCTGTGTCGTCGGCGAAACCGTCACACGCGCCATCGAGCTTGCAACTGTGGATAAGTTGCCGCTCATCATCGTCAGCTGCTCAGGCGGCGCACGCATGCAGGAGTCGGGCCTGAGCCTGATGCAGATGGCAAAGACCTCCGCAGCACTCGCTCGCTTCGACGACGCCGGAGGCCTGTTCATCTCCGTCCTGACCGATCCAACCACCGGAGGCGTCACCGCATCGTTCGCCATGCTCGGCGATGTCATCGTTGCAGAACCCAAGGCTCTGATCGGCTTCGCCGGCCCTCGCGTCATCCGTCAGACCATCCGCCAGGACCTTCCCGACGGGTTCCAGCGTTCAGAGTTCCTCCTGGCTTCGGGCCTTGTCGATCGGGTTGTCGCGCGGGCCGATCTGCGCACCGAGATCGCCCGCCTCATCGACTACGCGGGCGGCTAA
- a CDS encoding histidine phosphatase family protein, which translates to MSKTKAFSLFLVRSNVTQWDESDRLVGGSDLPMCDSGRAGMEAQLDQLSDLKLDLVLCSPDESTTSAAQMLATAANARLKQIPDLGEVNLGLWEGLRESELAERYPTAFKQWLGDPSSVQVPGGESLHDAELRILDALIRALEKTKSGHTRIGIVVRPMAWAIIRCWMRAVPLGHLWTAIKEGPCLEWHEVDREQLSLASVRAES; encoded by the coding sequence ATGTCCAAGACCAAAGCGTTCTCTTTGTTCCTTGTGCGATCGAATGTCACGCAGTGGGACGAGTCCGACCGCCTCGTTGGAGGCTCGGACCTCCCGATGTGCGATTCTGGACGCGCAGGTATGGAAGCACAACTCGACCAACTTTCCGATCTCAAGCTGGACCTTGTGCTGTGCTCCCCGGATGAATCGACGACTTCCGCCGCCCAGATGCTCGCCACCGCCGCCAATGCCAGGCTCAAGCAGATTCCTGATTTGGGGGAAGTCAATCTCGGCCTATGGGAAGGATTGCGGGAGTCCGAACTGGCCGAGCGCTATCCTACAGCGTTCAAGCAATGGCTCGGGGATCCCAGTTCCGTACAGGTTCCAGGGGGTGAATCCCTTCATGATGCAGAATTGCGGATCCTCGATGCGTTGATCCGCGCATTGGAGAAGACAAAGAGCGGACACACTCGAATAGGTATTGTTGTCCGTCCGATGGCGTGGGCCATCATCCGGTGCTGGATGCGGGCCGTTCCGCTTGGGCACCTCTGGACCGCGATCAAGGAGGGCCCGTGCCTCGAATGGCACGAGGTCGACCGCGAGCAACTTTCGCTTGCCTCCGTCCGCGCGGAATCCTGA
- a CDS encoding prolyl oligopeptidase family serine peptidase, with protein MSERLAGMPRSVVERAKLVRLGDTQVPTLLAHPDWQTPAPVVLWMHGRTVNKELDPGRYARWLRAGVGVCAIDLPGHGERGDARPSDPANSLALIEEALGEIDSVIDALSIHDGVFDQDRLGIGGMSLGGMVALRRLCEPHTFKAASVEATTGSLEHLYLPGPDGKSWPVKHDPARVKQLDPAAHLAEWRAIPVQVLHSEADEMVPWATQERFVGLLRERYEEVGSDPSLVEVRTWPETGAPSEHIGFGRESNEAKTLQVEFWVRHLAPVGFVG; from the coding sequence ATGTCCGAACGTCTGGCGGGCATGCCGCGATCGGTCGTCGAGCGGGCCAAACTGGTGCGTCTGGGTGATACGCAGGTGCCGACGCTGCTGGCGCATCCGGATTGGCAGACCCCTGCGCCGGTGGTGTTGTGGATGCACGGGCGGACGGTGAACAAGGAGCTCGACCCGGGGCGCTATGCGCGGTGGCTGCGGGCAGGCGTTGGGGTGTGTGCGATCGACCTGCCGGGGCATGGTGAGCGCGGCGACGCTCGGCCCAGCGACCCGGCGAACTCGCTGGCGCTGATCGAAGAGGCCTTGGGCGAGATCGACAGCGTGATCGACGCGCTCTCGATTCATGACGGGGTCTTTGATCAGGATCGTCTTGGTATCGGAGGGATGTCGCTCGGGGGGATGGTTGCGTTGCGAAGGCTTTGCGAGCCTCACACCTTCAAGGCGGCGTCTGTCGAAGCGACAACCGGGTCGCTTGAGCATTTGTATCTACCGGGGCCTGATGGCAAGTCCTGGCCGGTGAAACATGATCCTGCGCGGGTCAAGCAGTTGGACCCGGCGGCTCATCTCGCGGAGTGGAGGGCGATTCCGGTGCAGGTGCTGCACAGCGAGGCGGATGAAATGGTGCCTTGGGCGACGCAGGAGCGATTTGTGGGGTTGTTGCGCGAGCGTTACGAAGAGGTCGGCAGCGACCCGAGTTTGGTGGAAGTTCGCACGTGGCCCGAGACTGGTGCCCCGTCAGAACACATCGGATTTGGTCGGGAAAGCAATGAAGCCAAGACGTTGCAGGTTGAGTTCTGGGTGCGTCATCTTGCGCCTGTGGGTTTTGTGGGGTGA
- the rpe gene encoding ribulose-phosphate 3-epimerase yields MPSCFRSAADRTLIAPSILSADFGRMADECASVFSSGADLLHLDIMDGHFVPNLTMGPDMCRALRKHFAHSCLDVHLMVERPEQFFEPFARAGADHLTFHIEVSDSPGAIERAAHIRSLGLTPGLALNPATPVEAVLDVAASFDLLLVMSVQPGFSGQSFQEHVLPKVATLREHLGPGAWIQMDGGIAPHTARAARNAGCNVLVAASAIFNLPQDQRASAIASIRG; encoded by the coding sequence ATGCCTTCATGCTTCCGCTCTGCTGCCGATCGCACGCTCATCGCGCCATCCATTCTCTCGGCCGATTTCGGACGCATGGCTGACGAATGCGCTTCCGTCTTCTCCAGCGGTGCCGACCTTCTCCACCTCGACATCATGGATGGCCACTTCGTCCCCAACCTGACCATGGGGCCCGATATGTGCCGCGCCCTGCGCAAACATTTCGCCCACTCCTGCCTCGATGTGCATCTCATGGTCGAACGACCCGAGCAGTTCTTCGAACCCTTCGCCCGGGCCGGTGCCGATCACCTCACCTTCCACATCGAAGTCAGCGACTCGCCCGGTGCCATCGAGCGCGCCGCCCACATCCGAAGCCTCGGCCTCACCCCCGGACTCGCTCTCAACCCTGCCACCCCAGTCGAAGCAGTCCTCGATGTCGCCGCATCCTTCGACCTCCTGCTCGTCATGAGCGTCCAGCCCGGTTTCAGTGGCCAATCGTTTCAGGAGCACGTCCTCCCCAAGGTCGCCACCCTCCGCGAGCATCTCGGCCCCGGGGCATGGATTCAAATGGACGGCGGCATCGCACCCCACACAGCCCGCGCCGCACGCAACGCCGGTTGCAACGTCCTCGTGGCCGCCTCGGCCATCTTCAACCTCCCGCAAGACCAGCGTGCCTCCGCAATTGCCTCAATTCGAGGATAA
- a CDS encoding UDPGP type 1 family protein produces MTLPSTVPSIEELRPTLSRAGQEHVLRFVDELSAEECERLAAQIAAIDLEEIPELVSRYVLSSEAEHVPGDLEPANYYPLAGEPAWDVKRYKAMGEDLLSEGAVACFTVAGGQGSRLGYEGPKGCYPTGSVTSKPLFQIFAEKIRGAERTYDEDVPWYIMTSPLNHDETVRFFVRNEYFGLDAERVMFFMQGTMPSFECATGRMLMSGKGTIATNPDGHGGSLRALARSGALADMRRRGVEHISYFQVDNPNVQITDPVFIGLHVGAPDSTGEMSSKMIPKSGPEEKVGVFCRSGGKTRVIEYSDLPRELAHARDERGRLRFVAGSIAIHMLSVGFVEKLNSDAGFALPYHRAVKKVRHVDLDTGEMVEPREANAVKLERFVFDAIALAGSSIVMETDRVEEFAPVKNAEGVDSIITSKELQSAKAARWLEAAGVVVPRRDDGSPDCVLEIGGLTAIAPERLDRSELPGMIEAGSQVAI; encoded by the coding sequence ATGACCTTGCCCAGCACTGTGCCGAGCATCGAGGAACTCCGGCCGACCTTGTCGCGTGCGGGGCAGGAGCATGTGCTGCGTTTTGTTGATGAACTCTCGGCTGAGGAGTGCGAGAGGCTTGCGGCCCAGATCGCGGCGATTGATCTTGAGGAGATTCCGGAGTTGGTGTCGCGGTATGTGCTGTCGAGCGAGGCCGAGCATGTGCCGGGCGACCTGGAGCCGGCGAACTACTACCCGCTGGCGGGCGAGCCTGCGTGGGATGTGAAGCGGTACAAGGCGATGGGCGAGGATTTGCTGTCTGAGGGCGCGGTGGCGTGTTTCACCGTTGCGGGCGGGCAGGGGAGTCGGCTTGGCTATGAGGGGCCCAAGGGCTGTTACCCGACGGGTTCGGTGACGAGCAAGCCTCTGTTTCAGATCTTTGCTGAGAAGATTCGCGGTGCGGAGCGGACGTACGACGAGGATGTGCCGTGGTACATCATGACGAGCCCGCTGAATCACGACGAGACGGTGCGGTTTTTTGTGCGCAACGAGTACTTCGGGCTTGATGCCGAGCGGGTGATGTTCTTTATGCAGGGGACGATGCCTTCGTTCGAGTGTGCGACGGGGCGGATGCTGATGTCGGGCAAGGGGACGATCGCGACCAATCCTGACGGGCACGGGGGTTCGCTGCGGGCGCTGGCGCGGAGCGGTGCGCTGGCGGACATGCGCCGGCGCGGGGTCGAGCATATCAGTTACTTTCAGGTCGACAATCCGAATGTGCAGATCACTGATCCGGTGTTCATCGGGTTGCATGTCGGCGCGCCCGATTCGACTGGCGAGATGTCGAGCAAGATGATTCCGAAGAGTGGGCCGGAGGAAAAGGTGGGGGTGTTTTGCAGGTCCGGGGGCAAGACGCGTGTGATCGAGTATTCGGATCTGCCGCGAGAACTGGCGCACGCGCGCGATGAGCGGGGGAGGTTGCGGTTTGTCGCCGGCTCGATCGCGATTCACATGCTCAGCGTGGGGTTTGTGGAGAAACTGAACTCGGATGCGGGTTTTGCGCTGCCGTATCACCGTGCGGTGAAGAAGGTGCGGCATGTGGATCTGGACACGGGCGAGATGGTCGAGCCGCGCGAAGCGAACGCGGTGAAATTGGAGCGATTCGTCTTCGATGCCATCGCGCTCGCAGGTTCGTCGATCGTGATGGAGACGGATCGGGTGGAGGAGTTTGCGCCGGTCAAAAACGCGGAAGGTGTGGACAGCATCATCACGAGCAAGGAATTGCAGAGCGCCAAGGCGGCACGGTGGCTCGAGGCTGCGGGGGTTGTTGTGCCCAGGCGGGACGATGGCTCGCCGGATTGCGTGCTCGAGATCGGCGGGCTGACGGCGATCGCGCCCGAGCGGCTGGATCGCTCGGAGTTGCCGGGCATGATCGAAGCAGGTTCACAGGTGGCGATCTGA
- the lnt gene encoding apolipoprotein N-acyltransferase: MLATEHADPSLSRRFLATRPPTVHRVRFCALGAGLGHAALLLLAFPPFDLWFLALIAPLPLGWIALVARHRPLVAAFWAGVGTLPFWIVAQHWVISVSSFGFLPLAILLSGFNVLLVWASARIFRLAPAMLLLWPLLWVGIEFFRSVIFLTGYPWYLLAHPLAGTTVLNYLAPLGGTFLVSAVAALPSTAVLAAVARMHPIAIIAAAGDFVFFCLLGLVINPWPSPAGSVRIAIVQTSVPQSIKTSWTPEDRYADWVQMRTLIAYAAREQPDLIALPEAMFPGMTLDAESLLHEADADLYWSYIAPDGVQTAMPATLMAEELIAIQRVMRIPVLIGGAAYERLQISNLPGDQGFAYDSDGRYNSVFVLDDGMPPTKRYDKVHLTPFGEIMPVISRWPWLENKMLGFGAQGMRFDLLPGRTLAPVNIKLRDGSTLVAGTPICFESTMPAVCRRLGRDAQVLINLTNDGWFGQWDPGREHHLLTARWRSIELGKPLVRVANTGISCVFDERGREIARGAQDPRTGEWATSNAWGLAIIDVPLTESSTFYAKIGDVFGWACFLGTASAWLWTFLPTQSRRKIPVQADEQSDAEHRT; the protein is encoded by the coding sequence ATGCTTGCGACCGAGCACGCTGACCCGAGTCTTTCTCGCCGGTTCCTTGCCACGCGCCCGCCCACCGTACACCGTGTCCGCTTCTGCGCGCTGGGTGCCGGCCTTGGTCATGCAGCCCTGCTGCTGCTCGCCTTTCCACCATTCGATCTCTGGTTTCTCGCGCTGATCGCACCACTGCCGCTGGGCTGGATCGCTCTGGTCGCACGCCATCGCCCTCTTGTCGCAGCATTCTGGGCGGGGGTTGGCACCCTCCCGTTCTGGATTGTGGCCCAGCACTGGGTCATTTCGGTCTCATCGTTCGGATTTCTCCCGCTGGCAATCCTGCTCTCAGGATTCAACGTCCTGCTCGTTTGGGCCTCGGCCCGCATCTTCCGCCTCGCTCCCGCAATGCTCCTCCTTTGGCCTCTGCTATGGGTCGGTATCGAGTTCTTTCGCAGCGTCATCTTTCTCACCGGATATCCGTGGTATCTGCTCGCCCATCCTCTGGCCGGTACCACAGTGCTCAACTATCTTGCGCCTCTCGGAGGCACGTTTCTGGTGTCGGCCGTTGCAGCGCTTCCATCGACAGCCGTCCTCGCCGCCGTGGCGCGTATGCACCCTATCGCCATCATTGCTGCAGCAGGCGACTTTGTGTTCTTCTGCCTGCTCGGGCTTGTGATCAATCCATGGCCAAGCCCGGCCGGTTCTGTTCGCATCGCCATCGTACAGACCAGCGTTCCTCAATCTATCAAGACGTCATGGACTCCCGAAGACCGCTACGCCGACTGGGTGCAGATGCGTACGCTCATCGCCTACGCCGCCCGCGAACAGCCCGATCTCATCGCCCTGCCCGAAGCCATGTTTCCCGGCATGACGCTCGACGCCGAGTCACTCCTCCACGAAGCCGATGCCGACCTCTATTGGAGTTACATCGCGCCCGATGGCGTGCAGACAGCGATGCCCGCGACCCTCATGGCTGAAGAACTCATCGCGATTCAGCGCGTCATGCGAATCCCCGTGCTCATCGGCGGCGCTGCATACGAGCGACTGCAGATCTCGAATCTTCCCGGTGACCAGGGCTTCGCCTACGACAGCGACGGACGCTACAACTCCGTCTTCGTCCTCGACGATGGCATGCCCCCCACCAAACGCTACGACAAGGTCCACCTCACGCCATTCGGCGAAATCATGCCCGTCATCTCGCGCTGGCCCTGGCTTGAAAACAAGATGCTGGGCTTTGGCGCACAAGGCATGCGATTCGATCTCCTCCCCGGACGCACACTCGCCCCGGTCAACATCAAGCTCCGCGACGGCTCCACACTCGTCGCCGGCACCCCCATCTGTTTCGAGTCCACCATGCCCGCCGTCTGCCGACGCCTCGGTCGCGATGCTCAGGTCCTGATCAACCTCACCAACGATGGCTGGTTCGGCCAGTGGGACCCCGGACGCGAACACCACCTCCTGACCGCCCGCTGGCGCTCAATCGAACTCGGCAAGCCCCTCGTCCGCGTCGCCAACACTGGCATTTCCTGTGTCTTCGACGAGCGAGGCCGCGAAATCGCACGAGGTGCTCAGGATCCACGCACCGGCGAATGGGCAACCTCCAACGCCTGGGGGCTCGCCATCATCGACGTTCCTTTGACCGAATCCTCGACGTTCTATGCCAAAATCGGGGATGTGTTCGGCTGGGCCTGCTTCCTTGGAACCGCATCGGCCTGGCTTTGGACGTTTCTCCCCACCCAATCGAGAAGAAAAATCCCTGTTCAGGCCGACGAACAGTCAGACGCCGAGCACCGAACTTGA
- a CDS encoding MFS transporter, whose translation MLRRLNPFRSLDNPKEVWAWGMYDLANQSFTLLIITLLFPIYFKKVIVGDDVRGDALWSIAGSGSLLIVVLLSPLVGAAADAYGIKKRLLVLSGVACAALTVMLAVIGAGMVAVAMAAFIAANIVYQLGENLLAGFLPEISNSRNIGRISATGWTMGYVGALVLQVLVVGGMLAFGLADTLNWWWFFILAGLWFAAGIVPPALILREVRAAEPRERQSLLRATFSRLAETMRRAREFRQLRVFLTSFFVYALGVQTVIYFAGIIANDFGLSDVKLMLFALQLSLTAGIAAVATGLYQDRIGAVTTVAVFLGVWILTAAGLLGLTLIPAGSRADNEWMFWVVGNGVGLGLGGIGTASRSVVGLFTPRHKTAEFFGLWGMTYKFAGVVGVLMFGQVKALVGNSASMVVLLAFFVAGLVLLTRVNGGAGVRAAKRAERVQARAYALDNDRRNPRTETE comes from the coding sequence ATGCTGCGAAGACTCAACCCATTTCGCTCGCTCGACAACCCGAAAGAGGTCTGGGCGTGGGGCATGTACGATCTGGCGAATCAGAGTTTCACGCTGCTGATCATCACGCTGTTGTTCCCGATTTATTTCAAGAAGGTCATTGTTGGCGATGACGTGCGGGGCGATGCGTTGTGGTCGATCGCGGGTTCGGGAAGTCTGCTGATTGTGGTGTTGCTTTCGCCGCTGGTTGGTGCGGCTGCCGATGCGTATGGCATCAAGAAGCGGCTGCTGGTGCTCTCGGGTGTGGCGTGCGCGGCGTTGACGGTGATGCTGGCGGTGATCGGCGCGGGGATGGTTGCGGTCGCCATGGCGGCGTTTATTGCAGCGAACATTGTGTATCAACTGGGCGAGAACCTGCTGGCAGGATTTTTGCCCGAGATTTCAAACTCGCGCAACATCGGCCGCATCTCGGCGACGGGCTGGACGATGGGGTATGTCGGTGCGTTGGTGCTTCAGGTGCTGGTGGTGGGGGGGATGCTTGCCTTCGGGCTTGCTGATACGTTGAACTGGTGGTGGTTTTTTATTCTTGCCGGGTTGTGGTTTGCAGCGGGGATTGTGCCGCCGGCGTTGATTCTGCGTGAAGTGCGTGCAGCGGAGCCTCGAGAGCGTCAGTCGCTGCTGCGTGCGACATTTTCGCGTCTTGCGGAGACGATGCGTCGAGCGCGCGAGTTTCGACAGCTGCGTGTGTTTCTGACGTCGTTCTTTGTGTACGCCCTGGGCGTGCAGACGGTGATCTACTTTGCGGGCATCATTGCCAACGACTTCGGCTTGAGCGATGTGAAGTTGATGCTCTTTGCGTTGCAACTGTCTCTGACCGCGGGCATCGCTGCCGTGGCGACGGGGCTGTATCAGGATCGGATTGGTGCCGTGACGACGGTGGCTGTGTTTCTGGGGGTGTGGATTCTGACCGCGGCAGGGTTGCTCGGGTTGACGCTGATTCCGGCGGGCTCCAGAGCCGACAACGAGTGGATGTTCTGGGTGGTTGGCAACGGTGTGGGGCTTGGGCTTGGGGGCATCGGGACCGCGAGCCGCTCGGTGGTTGGGCTCTTTACGCCTCGGCACAAGACGGCCGAGTTCTTCGGGCTCTGGGGGATGACGTACAAGTTTGCCGGTGTTGTGGGTGTGCTGATGTTCGGGCAGGTCAAGGCGCTGGTGGGGAATTCGGCGTCGATGGTGGTGCTGCTGGCGTTTTTCGTTGCGGGCCTCGTGCTGCTTACGCGGGTCAATGGCGGGGCCGGGGTGCGAGCGGCCAAGCGGGCAGAGCGGGTGCAGGCCCGGGCATACGCTTTGGACAATGACCGAAGAAACCCCCGTACTGAAACTGAGTGA